One region of Armigeres subalbatus isolate Guangzhou_Male chromosome 3, GZ_Asu_2, whole genome shotgun sequence genomic DNA includes:
- the LOC134220870 gene encoding dolichol kinase, with protein MTKKCATEKSVRNFGITTRPHANDGLWLSGVLFLCQAVNVWNRDNHGTSLDYKRSTILSFGLALQTVWIFISLRTRRFQRPTGKLLYSCTSIGTTSFLLWVCLKDNVVFVSVSAVLGITLYNWIYFKMLKQLPKSFTLGEAAVVGQGVTIFAYYAFLQLPRAALDSGPSVNQDVMHLVLQIILTGIGTIITLCHILPFLRNTVWFYLITIVIASGTALFPIFGKPTILLLFQFILSDTNRMLVIALYMSLLILTSFFVVYQINGQTNANTATRKIFHIAIVLVFLPGLWSQCTLLHLASGLMLGLLLMLETARVIHLEPIHSSLDTAVRNFIDEKDAGPVALTPIYLLVGCSLPMWLHPVPCDLTDSAGRNLPKLLAGVLSVGIGDTMASVCGYLVGRHKWPGTNKSVEGTLASIVSQAGTMFLLYWLGFIHLNTLRAATTGAAIIINALVEAKTSQVDNLVLPMVTYIVLGTA; from the exons ATGACTAAAAAGTGCGCAACGGAGAAAAGCGTCCGGAACTTTGGCATTACAACCAG ACCTCACGCCAATGATGGACTTTGGCTAAGCGGTGTACTATTTTTGTGTCAAGCTGTGAACGTGTGGAATCGTGACAATCATGGCACCAGCCTGGACTATAAACGGTCCACTATCCTAAGTTTTGGGCTTGCACTGCAAACTGTTTGGATCTTCATATCACTGCGCACCAGAAGGTTTCAAAGACCTACCGGAAAACTGCTTTATAGCTGCACCAGCATCGGGACGACCAGCTTCTTGCTGTGGGTATGCTTGAAGGATAATGTTGTATTTGTTTCAGTAAGCGCAGTACTGGGGATCACTTTGTATAATTGGATCTATTTCAAAATGCTCAAGCAACTGCCCAAAAGCTTTACGCTGGGTGAAGCGGCAGTTGTTGGCCAAGGAGTTACGATTTTTGCGTACTACGCTTTCCTACAGTTACCGAGGGCTGCACTCGATAGTGGGCCGTCAGTGAACCAGGACGTGATGCATCTAGTTTTGCAG ATCATACTTACTGGAatcggtaccattatcacattATGCCACATTTTACCGTTCCTACGAAACACAGTTTGGTTCTACTTGATAACCATAGTTATCGCATCCGGCACtgcgttgtttcctatttttgGCAAGCCCACTATCCTCCTATTGTTTCAGTTTATTCTAAGTGACACAAACCGCATGCTGGTGATTGCTCTCTATATGAGTCTTTTGATATTAACCAGCTTTTTTGTAGTCTATCAAATCAACGGTCAGACCAACGCTAATACTGCAACGAGAAAGATATTTCACATCGCAATTGTGCTGGTGTTCCTTCCGGGACTTTGGTCCCAGTGCACACTGCTTCATCTGGCATCCGGATTGATGTTAGGGCTTCTGCTTATGCTGGAG ACTGCTCGTGTGATCCATCTGGAACCAATCCATTCCTCGCTAGATACGGCGGTACGTAACTTCATCGATGAAAAGGATGCAGGTCCAGTCGCGCTCACTCCGATTTACCTGCTAGTTGGTTGTTCACTGCCCATGTGGCTTCACCCAGTGCCATGCGATTTGACCGACTCAGCTGGAAGAAATTTACCCAAGCTACTTGCCGGGGTACTATCGGTGGGTATCGGAGACACGATGGCAAGCGTTTGTGGTTATCTGGTTGGTAGGCATAAATGGCCAGGGACAAACAAATCCGTCGAAGGTACGCTGGCCAGTATCGTTAGCCAAGCTGGTACGATGTTTCTTCTGTACTGGCttggttttattcatttaaatACACTGCGAGCGGCAACAACAGGGGCTGCTATTATCATTAATGCGCTAGTTGAAGCAAAAACTAGTCAAGTGGATAATCTGGTGTTACCTATGGTGACTTACATTGTGTTAGGCACAGCGTAA